The following are from one region of the Sandaracinus amylolyticus genome:
- a CDS encoding LysR family transcriptional regulator has protein sequence MQTTSPDVAAWDDLRVLLAVQRAGSFLAAGHALGVATSTVSRRIAALERTTGRRLVHRTADGVTMEPAASALLALAEHVERALTLHARDEPVGAPSLAGTVRVSIGDGFERGVVRALAALRKAHPEIRVELVSEARVADLAKREADIGLRTATTRAAPLVVRALGALGFGLYASSELESHERLRGRRIGERELARLPCVGMDGALAALPAERWLRGSGARDFVLRTSSASALLDAVRAGIGVGVIADALAIEHPELVRLRTEREPPRAPAYLAMHRELRKVPRVMVVADTLTRAVRESPGVLPMRAR, from the coding sequence ATGCAAACCACCTCTCCGGACGTCGCCGCGTGGGACGACCTGCGCGTGCTGCTCGCGGTCCAGCGCGCCGGGAGCTTCCTCGCCGCGGGCCATGCGCTCGGGGTCGCGACGTCGACGGTGTCGCGCCGCATCGCCGCGCTGGAGCGCACGACCGGGCGCCGCCTCGTGCACCGCACCGCCGACGGCGTGACGATGGAGCCTGCCGCGTCCGCGCTGCTCGCCCTCGCCGAGCACGTCGAGCGCGCGCTCACGCTCCACGCCCGCGACGAGCCCGTGGGCGCGCCTTCGCTCGCCGGCACGGTGCGGGTCTCGATCGGCGACGGCTTCGAGCGCGGCGTGGTGCGTGCCCTCGCCGCGCTGAGAAAGGCGCACCCCGAGATCCGCGTGGAGCTGGTGAGCGAAGCGCGCGTCGCCGATCTCGCGAAGCGCGAGGCCGACATCGGCCTCCGCACCGCGACCACGCGCGCGGCGCCGCTCGTGGTGCGCGCGCTCGGCGCCCTGGGCTTCGGCCTCTACGCGTCGAGCGAGCTCGAGTCGCACGAGCGCCTCCGCGGGCGCCGGATCGGCGAGCGCGAGCTGGCGCGCCTGCCCTGCGTCGGCATGGACGGCGCGCTCGCGGCGCTGCCGGCCGAGCGATGGCTCCGCGGCTCGGGCGCGCGCGACTTCGTGCTGAGGACGAGCTCGGCGAGCGCGCTGCTCGACGCGGTGCGCGCCGGGATCGGCGTCGGCGTGATCGCCGACGCGCTGGCGATCGAGCACCCCGAGCTCGTGCGGCTCCGCACCGAGCGCGAGCCTCCCCGTGCCCCCGCGTACCTCGCGATGCACCGCGAGCTGCGCAAGGTGCCCCGCGTGATGGTGGTCGCCGACACGCTGACCCGCGCGGTGCGCGAGAGCCCGGGGGTCCTCCCGATGCGCGCGCGGTGA
- a CDS encoding outer membrane protein assembly factor BamD produces the protein MSDLRLYAPVALVLALAACGGSQQGAALSYGESARRDYERALAAVEDNDCLTATPLLQNVRREYPYSRYAALAELRIADCELSQQHYTEAIRAYRSFIRQRPTHAEIDTANYSIARAYYQQIPTDFFLSPPPEERDQAATRSALRVVRRFLADYPESEHVEDARRIERQVLDLLARHELYVASYYLNRDQPRATISRIQTLLSEYDGSGVVPEALLLMGRTYLHMREQRDARLAFGELVDRFPRSGYAVQARNFLRAMGPTDPVDEGEPEEDGPRRPSGGRGIEPGTDIDDVDDSDPGGLAGSGTPGTDSLEDTSEMGIEVRGTDVEAADIERGRTSGAIEEDIEREERDRAADQIEEDIEDQQREEEP, from the coding sequence GTGTCGGACCTCCGTCTCTACGCCCCCGTCGCCCTGGTGCTCGCGCTCGCCGCATGCGGCGGATCGCAGCAGGGTGCCGCGCTCAGCTATGGCGAGAGCGCCCGTCGCGACTACGAGCGCGCGCTCGCGGCGGTGGAGGACAACGACTGCCTCACCGCCACACCGCTGCTCCAGAACGTGCGGCGCGAGTATCCGTACTCGCGTTACGCCGCGCTCGCCGAGCTGCGGATCGCGGACTGCGAGCTCTCGCAGCAGCACTACACCGAGGCGATCCGCGCGTACCGCTCGTTCATCCGGCAGCGCCCCACGCACGCCGAGATCGACACCGCGAACTACTCGATCGCGCGCGCGTACTACCAGCAGATCCCCACCGACTTCTTCCTCTCCCCGCCGCCCGAGGAGCGCGATCAGGCCGCGACGCGCTCGGCGCTTCGCGTCGTGCGTCGCTTCCTCGCCGACTACCCGGAGAGCGAGCACGTCGAGGACGCGCGCCGCATCGAGCGCCAGGTGCTCGATCTGCTCGCGCGCCACGAGCTCTACGTCGCGTCGTACTACCTGAACCGCGATCAGCCGCGGGCGACGATCTCGCGCATCCAGACCCTGCTCTCCGAGTACGACGGCAGCGGCGTGGTGCCCGAGGCGCTCCTCCTGATGGGCCGCACCTACCTGCACATGCGCGAGCAGCGCGACGCGCGCCTCGCGTTCGGCGAGCTCGTCGATCGTTTCCCGCGCAGCGGCTACGCGGTGCAGGCGCGCAACTTCCTGCGCGCGATGGGCCCGACGGATCCCGTCGACGAGGGGGAGCCCGAGGAAGACGGGCCGCGTCGGCCCTCGGGCGGCCGCGGCATCGAGCCGGGCACCGACATCGACGACGTCGACGACAGCGATCCCGGCGGGCTCGCGGGCTCGGGCACGCCGGGCACCGACTCGCTCGAGGACACGAGCGAGATGGGCATCGAGGTGCGCGGCACCGACGTCGAGGCCGCGGACATCGAGCGGGGCCGGACCTCGGGGGCGATCGAGGAGGACATCGAGCGCGAGGAGCGCGATCGGGCCGCCGACCAGATCGAAGAAGACATCGAGGACCAGCAGCGCGAAGAAGAGCCCTGA